In Numenius arquata chromosome 3, bNumArq3.hap1.1, whole genome shotgun sequence, one genomic interval encodes:
- the CHPF gene encoding chondroitin sulfate synthase 2 isoform X2: MRLSLVLSVLRPAGPVAIGVSLGFTLSLLSVTWVEEPCGPPPRPDARPRLGADSWEPRVVPYRPPSPGRAAKKAVRTRYISTELGMRQRLFVGVLTSKSTLNTLGVAVNRTLAHRLERLVYFTGTRGRKVPHGMTVVTHSDERPIWNMYQTIRYLLDHYVNDFDWFFLVQDDTYTEAHRISRLVAHLSIDTHLYLGRPEEFIGGDTEGRYCYGGFGYLLSRSLLLLLQQHLESCRNDILSARPDEWLGRCIIDYTAINCVEEHEGLHYHYFELGKNVDPERETDLRFQSAFTVHPVLDPLQMYRLHKYFAQVELERTYQEIQQLQLEIQNASSLSADGDHGATWPIGIPPPFQPKTRFEVLRWDYFTEEQVYACVDGSPKCELRGADLADVADVVAKAMEELNRKYQPVLHVRKQQLVNGYRRFDPTRGMEYTLDLQVEVVTQKGHSRSVTKRVHLVRPLSEVEIIPMPYVTEASRINVILPLTAHDRDHAARFLEAYATAAFESSENAVLTFLFIYDPFEAQQVTQNDIFASVKAQITEYEHKYAEVKIPWISVKTDAPSQIKVMDIISKKHPVDTLFFVAGVGTEVTVDFLNRCRMNTINNWQVFFPIHFQGYNPAIAYHNQVPPPTLDLLRDAGRFDRDVFHEACFYNADYMAARTRMASDVQENEDILETLDIYDMFIKYSNLHVFRAVEPALLQRYRHQACNPRLSEEIYHRCMQSSLEGVGSRSQLAMVLFEQEQGNST; encoded by the exons ATGCGGCTGTCGCTGGTGCTGTCTGTGCTGCGGCCCGCCGGGCCGGTGGCCATCGGCGTCTCGCTGGGCTTCACCCTCAGCCTCCTCAGCGTCACCTGGGTGGAGGAGCCTTgcgggccgccgccgcgccccgacGCTCGCCCGC GGCTGGGCGCCGACAGCTGGGAGCCCCGCGTCGTGCCCTAccgcccgcccagccccggcaGGGCCGCCAAGAAGGCCGTCAG GACCCGGTACATCAGCACGGAGCTGGGGATGCGGCAGCGGCTCTTCGTCGGTGTGCTGACCTCCAAGAGCACTCTGAACACATTGGGGGTGGCTGTCAACCGCACGCTGGCCCACCGCCTGGAGCGCCTGGTGTACTTCACAGGCACGCGGGGCCGCAAGGTGCCCCATGGCATGACGGTGGTGACGCACAGTGATGAGCGGCCCATCTGGAACATGTACCAGACCATCAGGTACCTTCTGGACCACTATGTGAACGACTTCGACTGGTTCTTCCTGGTGCAGGATGATACCTACACAGAGGCTCACCGCATCAGCCGCCTGGTCGCCCACCTCAGCATCGACACCCATCTTTACCTGGGCCGTCCCGAGGAATTCATCGGTGGGGACACCGAGGGACGCTACTGCTACGGGGGTTTTGGCTACCTGCTGTCCCgcagcctcctcctgctcctgcagcagcacctgGAGAGCTGCCGCAACGACATCCTCAGTGCCCGGCCTGACGAGTGGCTGGGCCGCTGCATCATTGACTACACGGCCATCAACTGCGTCGAGGAGCATGAG GGCCTGCATTACCACTACTTTGAGCTGGGAAAGAACGTGGACCCTGAGCGGGAGACAGACCTCCGTTTCCAGAGCGCCTTCACTGTCCATCCTGTGCTGGATCCCCTCCAGATGTACCGGCTGCACAAGTACTTTGCACAGGTGGAGCTGGAGAGGACGTACCAGGAGATCCAGCAGCTCCAG CTGGAGATCCAGAACGCCAGCAGCCTGTCCGCCGATGGGGACCATGGTGCCACATGGCCCATTGGCATCCCGCCCCCCTTCCAGCCCAAAACCCGCTTCGAGGTGCTGCGCTGGGACTATTTCACAGAGGAGCAGGTCTATGCTTGTGTGGACGGTTCCCCCAAGTGTGAGTTGCGTGGCGCAGACCTGGCAGATGTGGCTGATGTGGTGGCCAAGGCCATGGAGGAACTGAACCGCAAGTACCAGCCGGTGCTCCACGTCCGCAAGCAGCAGCTGGTGAACGGGTACCGGCGCTTCGACCCCACGCGTGGCATGGAGTACACGCTGGACCTCCAGGTGGAGGTGGTCACCCAGAAGGGGCACAGCCGCTCTGTCACCAAGCGTGTACACCTGGTGCGGCCCCTCAGTGAAGTGGAGATCATCCCCATGCCCTACGTGACGGAGGCCAGCCGCATCAACGTCATCCTGCCACTGACAGCCCACGACCGGGACCACGCTGCCCGCTTTTTGGAGGCTTATGCAACGGCTGCCTTTGAGAGCAGCGAGAATGCGGTGCTCACCTTCCTCTTTATCTATGACCCCTTTGAGGCCCAACAGGTCACCCAGAATGACATCTTCGCCTCTGTGAAGGCCCAGATCACCGAGTATGAGCACAAGTATGCAGAGGTGAAGATCCCATGGATCAGCGTCAAGACAGATGCTCCCTCCCAAATCAAGGTCATGGATATCATCTCCAAGAAGCATCCTGTAGACACGCTTTTCTTTGTGGCCGGCGTGGGGACGGAGGTCACTGTCGACTTCCTGAATCGCTGCCGGATGAACACCATCAACAACTGGCAggtcttcttccccatccacTTCCAGGGCTACAACCCTGCCATTGCTTACCACAACCAGGTGCCGCCCCCCACGCTGGACCTGCTGCGGGATGCGGGGCGCTTCGACCGCGACGTCTTCCATGAAGCCTGCTTCTACAATGCCGACTACATGGCGGCACGCACCCGCATGGCGAGTGACGTGCAGGAGAACGAGGACATCCTGGAGACCCTGGACATCTACGACATGTTCATCAAGTACTCCAACCTCCACGTCTTCCGGGCCGTGGAGCCCGCCCTGCTGCAGCGTTACCGGCACCAGGCCTGCAACCCCCGGCTCAGTGAGGAGATCTACCACCGCTGCATGCAGAGCAGCCTGGAGGGCGTAGGCTCTCGCTCCCAGCTGGCCATGGTGCTCTTCGAGCAGGAACAAGGGAACAGCACCTGA
- the CHPF gene encoding chondroitin sulfate synthase 2 isoform X1 gives MRLSLVLSVLRPAGPVAIGVSLGFTLSLLSVTWVEEPCGPPPRPDARPRPDAGGPAPPPGPANTNGNAARRPNAVPAGLGADSWEPRVVPYRPPSPGRAAKKAVRTRYISTELGMRQRLFVGVLTSKSTLNTLGVAVNRTLAHRLERLVYFTGTRGRKVPHGMTVVTHSDERPIWNMYQTIRYLLDHYVNDFDWFFLVQDDTYTEAHRISRLVAHLSIDTHLYLGRPEEFIGGDTEGRYCYGGFGYLLSRSLLLLLQQHLESCRNDILSARPDEWLGRCIIDYTAINCVEEHEGLHYHYFELGKNVDPERETDLRFQSAFTVHPVLDPLQMYRLHKYFAQVELERTYQEIQQLQLEIQNASSLSADGDHGATWPIGIPPPFQPKTRFEVLRWDYFTEEQVYACVDGSPKCELRGADLADVADVVAKAMEELNRKYQPVLHVRKQQLVNGYRRFDPTRGMEYTLDLQVEVVTQKGHSRSVTKRVHLVRPLSEVEIIPMPYVTEASRINVILPLTAHDRDHAARFLEAYATAAFESSENAVLTFLFIYDPFEAQQVTQNDIFASVKAQITEYEHKYAEVKIPWISVKTDAPSQIKVMDIISKKHPVDTLFFVAGVGTEVTVDFLNRCRMNTINNWQVFFPIHFQGYNPAIAYHNQVPPPTLDLLRDAGRFDRDVFHEACFYNADYMAARTRMASDVQENEDILETLDIYDMFIKYSNLHVFRAVEPALLQRYRHQACNPRLSEEIYHRCMQSSLEGVGSRSQLAMVLFEQEQGNST, from the exons ATGCGGCTGTCGCTGGTGCTGTCTGTGCTGCGGCCCGCCGGGCCGGTGGCCATCGGCGTCTCGCTGGGCTTCACCCTCAGCCTCCTCAGCGTCACCTGGGTGGAGGAGCCTTgcgggccgccgccgcgccccgacGCTCGCCCGCGCCCCGACGCCggcggccccgcaccgccccccggccccgccaacACCAACGGCAACGCGGCGCGCAGGCCCAACGCCGTGCCCGCAGGGCTGGGCGCCGACAGCTGGGAGCCCCGCGTCGTGCCCTAccgcccgcccagccccggcaGGGCCGCCAAGAAGGCCGTCAG GACCCGGTACATCAGCACGGAGCTGGGGATGCGGCAGCGGCTCTTCGTCGGTGTGCTGACCTCCAAGAGCACTCTGAACACATTGGGGGTGGCTGTCAACCGCACGCTGGCCCACCGCCTGGAGCGCCTGGTGTACTTCACAGGCACGCGGGGCCGCAAGGTGCCCCATGGCATGACGGTGGTGACGCACAGTGATGAGCGGCCCATCTGGAACATGTACCAGACCATCAGGTACCTTCTGGACCACTATGTGAACGACTTCGACTGGTTCTTCCTGGTGCAGGATGATACCTACACAGAGGCTCACCGCATCAGCCGCCTGGTCGCCCACCTCAGCATCGACACCCATCTTTACCTGGGCCGTCCCGAGGAATTCATCGGTGGGGACACCGAGGGACGCTACTGCTACGGGGGTTTTGGCTACCTGCTGTCCCgcagcctcctcctgctcctgcagcagcacctgGAGAGCTGCCGCAACGACATCCTCAGTGCCCGGCCTGACGAGTGGCTGGGCCGCTGCATCATTGACTACACGGCCATCAACTGCGTCGAGGAGCATGAG GGCCTGCATTACCACTACTTTGAGCTGGGAAAGAACGTGGACCCTGAGCGGGAGACAGACCTCCGTTTCCAGAGCGCCTTCACTGTCCATCCTGTGCTGGATCCCCTCCAGATGTACCGGCTGCACAAGTACTTTGCACAGGTGGAGCTGGAGAGGACGTACCAGGAGATCCAGCAGCTCCAG CTGGAGATCCAGAACGCCAGCAGCCTGTCCGCCGATGGGGACCATGGTGCCACATGGCCCATTGGCATCCCGCCCCCCTTCCAGCCCAAAACCCGCTTCGAGGTGCTGCGCTGGGACTATTTCACAGAGGAGCAGGTCTATGCTTGTGTGGACGGTTCCCCCAAGTGTGAGTTGCGTGGCGCAGACCTGGCAGATGTGGCTGATGTGGTGGCCAAGGCCATGGAGGAACTGAACCGCAAGTACCAGCCGGTGCTCCACGTCCGCAAGCAGCAGCTGGTGAACGGGTACCGGCGCTTCGACCCCACGCGTGGCATGGAGTACACGCTGGACCTCCAGGTGGAGGTGGTCACCCAGAAGGGGCACAGCCGCTCTGTCACCAAGCGTGTACACCTGGTGCGGCCCCTCAGTGAAGTGGAGATCATCCCCATGCCCTACGTGACGGAGGCCAGCCGCATCAACGTCATCCTGCCACTGACAGCCCACGACCGGGACCACGCTGCCCGCTTTTTGGAGGCTTATGCAACGGCTGCCTTTGAGAGCAGCGAGAATGCGGTGCTCACCTTCCTCTTTATCTATGACCCCTTTGAGGCCCAACAGGTCACCCAGAATGACATCTTCGCCTCTGTGAAGGCCCAGATCACCGAGTATGAGCACAAGTATGCAGAGGTGAAGATCCCATGGATCAGCGTCAAGACAGATGCTCCCTCCCAAATCAAGGTCATGGATATCATCTCCAAGAAGCATCCTGTAGACACGCTTTTCTTTGTGGCCGGCGTGGGGACGGAGGTCACTGTCGACTTCCTGAATCGCTGCCGGATGAACACCATCAACAACTGGCAggtcttcttccccatccacTTCCAGGGCTACAACCCTGCCATTGCTTACCACAACCAGGTGCCGCCCCCCACGCTGGACCTGCTGCGGGATGCGGGGCGCTTCGACCGCGACGTCTTCCATGAAGCCTGCTTCTACAATGCCGACTACATGGCGGCACGCACCCGCATGGCGAGTGACGTGCAGGAGAACGAGGACATCCTGGAGACCCTGGACATCTACGACATGTTCATCAAGTACTCCAACCTCCACGTCTTCCGGGCCGTGGAGCCCGCCCTGCTGCAGCGTTACCGGCACCAGGCCTGCAACCCCCGGCTCAGTGAGGAGATCTACCACCGCTGCATGCAGAGCAGCCTGGAGGGCGTAGGCTCTCGCTCCCAGCTGGCCATGGTGCTCTTCGAGCAGGAACAAGGGAACAGCACCTGA
- the TMEM198 gene encoding transmembrane protein 198, with protein MTATVQTLRFKLLPHEPGQEWAHSCQQEIERRYQVVPSVVCAMCCLFGIIYCFFGYRCFKAVMFLTGLMFGSIIIFMLCYKERVLDTQLSVEASVGIGLGIGVLCGLVTMLVRSVGLFMVGLLLGLLLAVATLVVMEQFYHPPTVWIPIALLLGVGMLFAVLTLQWQRFFTTLSTAVFGSAIMTVTVDYFIELFLLVQYIYERIKVAPARPVCWYSWVILGVWPLLTMLGVLVQWKVTAEGYSHTEVIISRQQRRVQLMRIKQREDRKEKKKKRRPHHPPPHQHKAHPPEPAYRRKPNPVRRFDGDVLSPSYIQSFRERQTGPSLNSLIASSHAVVDLDYDCSSTVPLTTGSGPAVRV; from the exons ATGACTGCAACTGTGCAGACGCTGCGGTTCAAGCTGCTGCCGCACGAGCCGGGCCAGGAGTGGGCGCACAGCTGCCAGCAGGAAATCGAGCGTCGCTACCAGGTGGTGCCCTCGGTGGTGTGCGCCATGTGCTGCCTCTTCGGCATCATCTACTGCTTCTTCG GCTACCGCTGCTTCAAGGCCGTCATGTTCCTGACGGGGCTGATGTTCGGCTCCATCATCATCTTCATGCTGTGCTATAAGGAGCGGGTGCTGGACACGCAGCTGAGCGTGGAGGCCTCGGTGGGCATCGGGCTGGGCATCGGGGTCCTGTGTGGGCTGGTCACCATGCTGGTGCGCAGCGTCGGCCTCTTCATGgtggggctgctcctggggctACTGCTGGCGGTGGCCACACTGGTGGTGATGGAGCAGTTCTACCACCCGCCGACGGTGTGGATCCCCATCGCGTTGCTCCTGGGTGTGGGGATGCTGTTCGCTGTCCTCACTCTGCAGTGGCAGCGCTTCTTCACCACCCTCTCCACTGCCGTCTTTGGCAGCGCCATCATGACCGTCACCGTCGACTACTTCATCGAGCTCTTCCTCCTGGTGCAGTACATCTACGAGCGCATCAAGGTGGCCCCTGCTCGCCCCGTGTGCTGGTACAGCTGGGTTATCCTGGGTGTCTGGCCGCTCCTCACCATGCTGGGCGTCCTGGTCCAGTGGAAGGTCACAGCTGAGGGATACTCCCACACAGAAG TGATCATCAGCCGGCAGCAGCGCCGCGTGCAGCTGATGCGCATCAAGCAGCGGGAGGACcgaaaggagaagaagaagaagcggAGACCCCACCACCCGCCACCCCACCAGCACAAAGCCCACCCACCCGAGCCCGCCTACCGCCGCAAGCCCAATCCCGTGCGCCGCTTCGATGGGGACGTGCTCTCCCCC AGCTACATCCAGAGTTTCCGAGAGCGGCAGACGGGACCGTCCCTGAACAGCCTCATCGCCAGCTCCCACGCTGTGGTGGACCTGGACTATGACTGCAGCTCCACCGTGCCCCTCACCACGGGCTCCGGCCCCGCCGTGCGGGTATAA
- the CHPF gene encoding chondroitin sulfate synthase 2 isoform X3: MRLSLVLSVLRPAGPVAIGVSLGFTLSLLSVTWVEEPCGPPPRPDARPRLGADSWEPRVVPYRPPSPGRAAKKAVRTRYISTELGMRQRLFVGVLTSKSTLNTLGVAVNRTLAHRLERLVYFTGTRGRKVPHGMTVVTHSDERPIWNMYQTIRYLLDHYVNDFDWFFLVQDDTYTEAHRISRLVAHLSIDTHLYLGRPEEFIGGDTEGRYCYGGFGYLLSRSLLLLLQQHLESCRNDILSARPDEWLGRCIIDYTAINCVEEHELEIQNASSLSADGDHGATWPIGIPPPFQPKTRFEVLRWDYFTEEQVYACVDGSPKCELRGADLADVADVVAKAMEELNRKYQPVLHVRKQQLVNGYRRFDPTRGMEYTLDLQVEVVTQKGHSRSVTKRVHLVRPLSEVEIIPMPYVTEASRINVILPLTAHDRDHAARFLEAYATAAFESSENAVLTFLFIYDPFEAQQVTQNDIFASVKAQITEYEHKYAEVKIPWISVKTDAPSQIKVMDIISKKHPVDTLFFVAGVGTEVTVDFLNRCRMNTINNWQVFFPIHFQGYNPAIAYHNQVPPPTLDLLRDAGRFDRDVFHEACFYNADYMAARTRMASDVQENEDILETLDIYDMFIKYSNLHVFRAVEPALLQRYRHQACNPRLSEEIYHRCMQSSLEGVGSRSQLAMVLFEQEQGNST, encoded by the exons ATGCGGCTGTCGCTGGTGCTGTCTGTGCTGCGGCCCGCCGGGCCGGTGGCCATCGGCGTCTCGCTGGGCTTCACCCTCAGCCTCCTCAGCGTCACCTGGGTGGAGGAGCCTTgcgggccgccgccgcgccccgacGCTCGCCCGC GGCTGGGCGCCGACAGCTGGGAGCCCCGCGTCGTGCCCTAccgcccgcccagccccggcaGGGCCGCCAAGAAGGCCGTCAG GACCCGGTACATCAGCACGGAGCTGGGGATGCGGCAGCGGCTCTTCGTCGGTGTGCTGACCTCCAAGAGCACTCTGAACACATTGGGGGTGGCTGTCAACCGCACGCTGGCCCACCGCCTGGAGCGCCTGGTGTACTTCACAGGCACGCGGGGCCGCAAGGTGCCCCATGGCATGACGGTGGTGACGCACAGTGATGAGCGGCCCATCTGGAACATGTACCAGACCATCAGGTACCTTCTGGACCACTATGTGAACGACTTCGACTGGTTCTTCCTGGTGCAGGATGATACCTACACAGAGGCTCACCGCATCAGCCGCCTGGTCGCCCACCTCAGCATCGACACCCATCTTTACCTGGGCCGTCCCGAGGAATTCATCGGTGGGGACACCGAGGGACGCTACTGCTACGGGGGTTTTGGCTACCTGCTGTCCCgcagcctcctcctgctcctgcagcagcacctgGAGAGCTGCCGCAACGACATCCTCAGTGCCCGGCCTGACGAGTGGCTGGGCCGCTGCATCATTGACTACACGGCCATCAACTGCGTCGAGGAGCATGAG CTGGAGATCCAGAACGCCAGCAGCCTGTCCGCCGATGGGGACCATGGTGCCACATGGCCCATTGGCATCCCGCCCCCCTTCCAGCCCAAAACCCGCTTCGAGGTGCTGCGCTGGGACTATTTCACAGAGGAGCAGGTCTATGCTTGTGTGGACGGTTCCCCCAAGTGTGAGTTGCGTGGCGCAGACCTGGCAGATGTGGCTGATGTGGTGGCCAAGGCCATGGAGGAACTGAACCGCAAGTACCAGCCGGTGCTCCACGTCCGCAAGCAGCAGCTGGTGAACGGGTACCGGCGCTTCGACCCCACGCGTGGCATGGAGTACACGCTGGACCTCCAGGTGGAGGTGGTCACCCAGAAGGGGCACAGCCGCTCTGTCACCAAGCGTGTACACCTGGTGCGGCCCCTCAGTGAAGTGGAGATCATCCCCATGCCCTACGTGACGGAGGCCAGCCGCATCAACGTCATCCTGCCACTGACAGCCCACGACCGGGACCACGCTGCCCGCTTTTTGGAGGCTTATGCAACGGCTGCCTTTGAGAGCAGCGAGAATGCGGTGCTCACCTTCCTCTTTATCTATGACCCCTTTGAGGCCCAACAGGTCACCCAGAATGACATCTTCGCCTCTGTGAAGGCCCAGATCACCGAGTATGAGCACAAGTATGCAGAGGTGAAGATCCCATGGATCAGCGTCAAGACAGATGCTCCCTCCCAAATCAAGGTCATGGATATCATCTCCAAGAAGCATCCTGTAGACACGCTTTTCTTTGTGGCCGGCGTGGGGACGGAGGTCACTGTCGACTTCCTGAATCGCTGCCGGATGAACACCATCAACAACTGGCAggtcttcttccccatccacTTCCAGGGCTACAACCCTGCCATTGCTTACCACAACCAGGTGCCGCCCCCCACGCTGGACCTGCTGCGGGATGCGGGGCGCTTCGACCGCGACGTCTTCCATGAAGCCTGCTTCTACAATGCCGACTACATGGCGGCACGCACCCGCATGGCGAGTGACGTGCAGGAGAACGAGGACATCCTGGAGACCCTGGACATCTACGACATGTTCATCAAGTACTCCAACCTCCACGTCTTCCGGGCCGTGGAGCCCGCCCTGCTGCAGCGTTACCGGCACCAGGCCTGCAACCCCCGGCTCAGTGAGGAGATCTACCACCGCTGCATGCAGAGCAGCCTGGAGGGCGTAGGCTCTCGCTCCCAGCTGGCCATGGTGCTCTTCGAGCAGGAACAAGGGAACAGCACCTGA